A genome region from Primulina eburnea isolate SZY01 chromosome 9, ASM2296580v1, whole genome shotgun sequence includes the following:
- the LOC140841460 gene encoding rop guanine nucleotide exchange factor 3-like, which produces MDRSTSNSHDENNDLGYRPSLSTGPSLNTETMSYSASSGDSFAYCRTNSETSAFSGQTDDITCSEAASPLSWQGLKSPARAALARLCMKQHKQGMDEEILDLELELMKERFSKLLLGEDMSGSGTGVPTAITISNAITNLYASIFGQHQRLEPLNLDRKMMWKREMNCLLSVCDYMVELSPTLHSLKDGTTLEVMTSRPRPDICINLPALKKLDAMLLDILESFKETEFWYAEQGSISGNSTHSGSFRRIIQPQKPVHKEEEKWWLPVPCIPIDGLSEESKKRLRKKRDIANQIHKAAMAINSGILAEMQIPESFMASLPKSGKASVGDAIYKYMYNAEKFSADHLLDSLNICSEHEALELADKVEASMYTWRRKMFTAHSKSSWGMVKDLVSDIDRSDKNHLLANRADTLLLCLKLRYPKLSQTTLDMCKIQYNMDVGQAILESYSRVLESLAFNIVAWIDDVLFVDKTMKKQE; this is translated from the exons atggaCAGAAGCACATCAAATTCTCATGATGAGAACAATGATTTGGGATATCGCCCTTCACTTTCTACTGGTCCATCATTAAACACAGAAACCATGAGTTACTCGGCTTCGAGTGGCGATTCTTTCGCCTACTGCAGGACTAATTCCGAGACCTCGGCGTTTTCGGGGCAAACGGACGACATCACCTGTTCTGAGGCAGCCTCTCCACTCAGCTGGCAGGGCCTCAAGTCTCCAGCCAGAGCTGCACTTGCGAGATTATGCATGAAGCAGCACAAGCAAGGAATGGATGAGGAGATACTCGATTTAG AGTTGGAATTGATGAAGGAGAGATTTTCAAAGCTATTATTGGGAGAGGATATGTCTGGAAGTGGTACAGGGGTGCCCACTGCTATCACAATCTCAAATGCCATCACAAATCTCTATG CTTCAATATTTGGTCAGCATCAGAGATTAGAGCCTTTGAATCTTGATAGGAAGATGATGTGGAAAAGAGAAATGAATTGTCTGTTATCTGTATGTGATTACATGGTGGAATTGAGTCCAACTTTGCATAGTTTGAAAGATGGGACTACTTTAGAG GTGATGACAAGTAGACCAAGACCTGACATTTGCATCAACCTTCCCGCCTTGAAGAAACTTGATGCAATGCTACTg GACATATTGGAGAGCTTTAAGGAGACTGAGTTTTGGTATGCAGAACAAGGTAGCATATCAGGGAATTCGACACATTCTGGGTCGTTTAGGAGGATAATTCAACCTCAGAAACCTGTACATAAAGAAGAAGAGAAGTGGTGGTTGCCTGTTCCATGTATACCCATAGATGGGCTCTCTGAGGAATCAAAGAAGCGTTTACGAAAAAAGCGCGACATTGCCAACCAAATCCACAAGGCTGCTATGGCTATAAACAGTGGCATTCTTGCTGAAATGCAGATTCCAGAATCGTTCATGGCCTCTCTTCCTAAG AGTGGAAAAGCAAGTGTAGGAGATGCAATCTACAAATACATGTACAATGCTGAGAAATTCTCAGCTGATCATCTTCTTGACTCACTCAACATATGTTCGGAACATGAAGCCCTCGAACTGGCGGACAAAGTCGAGGCGTCCATGTACACTTGGCGTCGTAAAATGTTCACGGCTCACTCAAAATCATCATGGGGCATGGTTAAGGACCTTGTGTCTGACATAGATCGAAGTGACAAGAATCATCTCTTAGCAAACAGAGCCGATACCTTGTTGTTATGTCTGAAACTCAGATACCCAAAACTTTCTCAAACGACACTTGATATGTGTAAAATCCAGTACAACATG GATGTAGGACAAGCCATTCTAGAGAGCTACTCCAGAGTGTTGGAAAGCTTGGCATTCAACATTGTTGCCTGGATTGATGATGTTCTTTTTGTAGATAAGACCATGAAGAAACAAGAGTAG
- the LOC140841456 gene encoding uncharacterized protein: MLTKPQLARLAKAEQRTERGRASMEEPKPFQETRKRTVEQFRESPCYKMHVVLKDLRPHFIQVLMTPDFHNCDAADKIREGMKVMMDLYQEMAADSSPLEKCSTVPNDSSGDTRDGQKPVELQENAKSAENIPLDGGSPTIISDHQDQGTYIVGGSAFGWNFVTFLGNKSVYYGRTKESFRAANPKLDINE, translated from the exons ATGTTAACAAAACCCCAGCTTGCCCGTCTCGCAAAGGCAGAGCAGAGAACCGAGCGTGGAAGGGCTTCAATGGAAGAGCCAAAACCTTTTCAGGAAACCAGGAAGAGAACCGTAGAACAGTTTCGGGAATCCCCTTGTTACAAGATGCATGTTGTTCTTAAAGATCTTCGACCCCATTTCATTCAG GTGCTCATGACTCCGGATTTTCATAATTGTGATGCCGCTGATAAGATCCGTGAAG GGATGAAAGTTATGATGGATCTGTACCAAGAAATGGCAGCAGATTCTTCTCCCCTGGAAAAGTGTAGTACCGTGCCAAATGATTCGTCTGGTGACACACGCGATGGACAAAAGCCTGTGGAACTCCAAGAAAATGCAAAATCGGCTGAAAACATTCCTCTTGATGGAGGAAGCCCGACCATAATCTCCGATCATCAGGACCAAGGTACATACATTGTTGGTGGTTCGGCTTTTGGTTGGAATTTCGTCACATTCCTAGGCAACAAATCTGTGTATTACGGCCGAACAAAAGAGTCTTTTCGTGCTGCAAATCCCAAGCTCGATATCAACGAATGA
- the LOC140841457 gene encoding serine/threonine-protein kinase 12-like produces MEDQRQGSSPAKIPSHGGEWDGPYRLLFCSSKGDKAGVIQELKKGVDANLADYDKRTALHLASCEGCTEIVDLLLDKGADVNSMDRWGRTALSDARTFGHEDICKILEAHGGTDPMGVNSQAPYCEIDSSEVNMGEGTLIGEGAYGEVYLVKWRGTEVAAKTIRSSIASNKTVKDNFLKELALWQKLRHPNIVQFLGVLKYPDHLVFLTEYLQNGSLYDILRRKGRLDMQTAVAFSLDIARGMNYLHQHTPHAIIHRDLTPRNVLQNDAGHLKVTDFGLSKITQGKDVGYKMTGGTGTYRYMAPEVYRRESYGKSVDVFSFALIVHEMFQGGPSDRGEDAEKLADKRAYEDSRPYLSSILYPEPIKKLLQDCWHKNPDRRPTFEEIILHLETIQEKLESKTIGACCSCVVL; encoded by the exons ATGGAAGATCAGAGGCAGGGCTCTTCGCCTGCTAAG ATCCCATCTCATGGAGGGGAGTGGGACGGTCCATACCGGCTCCTGTTTTGTTCGAGCAAGGGCGATAAAGCCGGTGTTATCCAAGAACTCAAGAAAGGTGTGGATGCCAACCTAGCCGACTATGACAAGAGAACAGCTCTTCACTTGGCATCATGTGAGGGTTGCACAGAGATAGTTGATCTACTTCTTGATAAAGGAGCTGATGTGAACTCCATGGATCGTTGGGGTCGCACT GCACTGTCTGATGCTCGTACCTTTGGCCATGAAGACATATGCAAAATTCTGGAAGCTCATGGTGGAACTGACCCG ATGGGAGTTAATTCTCAAGCTCCATATTGTGAAATTGACAGCAGTGAAGTGAACATGGGTGAAGGCACACTTATAGGAGAA GGTGCCTATGGTGAAGTGTACTTAGTCAAATGGCGTGGTACAGAAGTTGCTGCAAAAACAATTCGTTCTTCCATTGCATCAAACAAGACAGTAAA GGACAACTTCCTAAAGGAACTGGCCTTGTGGCAAAAATTGCGACACCCTAACATTGTGCAGTTCCTTGGTGTTCTGAAGTATCCTGATCACTTGGTCTTCCTCACTGAGTATCTACAAAAT GGAAGTTTGTATGACATATTGAGAAGGAAGGGAAGACTTGATATGCAGACTGCAGTTGCATTTTCTCTTGACATAGCTAG AGGCATGAATTATCTGCATCAACATACTCCGCATGCTATAATCCACCGCGATTTGACACCCAG GAATGTTTTGCAGAACGATGCAGGGCACCTTAAGGTAACAGATTTCGGGCTTAGCAAAATCACACAAGGAAAGGATGTCGGTTATAAAATGACCGGTGGAACTGGAACAT ATCGCTACATGGCTCCAGAAGTCTATCGTCGAGAATCATATGGAAAAAGTGTCGATGTCTTCTCTTTTGCTTTGATTGTCCACGAG ATGTTTCAAGGAGGACCATCAGATAGGGGAGAGGATGCAGAAAAGTTGGCAGATAAACGAGCTTACGAAGATTCAAGGCCATATCTCTCATCAATTTTGTACCCTGAACCGATCAAGAA ACTCCTACAAGATTGCTGGCATAAGAATCCTGATCGAAGGCCTACATTCGAAGAGATCATCTTGCACTTGGAGACCATTCAAGAGAAACTCGAAAGTAAAACCATTGGAGCCTGCTGTAGCTGTGTTGTCTTGTAA